A genomic window from Erpetoichthys calabaricus chromosome 17, fErpCal1.3, whole genome shotgun sequence includes:
- the mex3b gene encoding RNA-binding protein MEX3B, which produces MPSSLFADMERNGSNGETLDDQRALQIALDQLSLLGLDNDDNSIYDNEPRKKSVNMTECVPVPSSEHVAEIVGRQGCKIKALRAKTNTYIKTPVRGEEPVFVVTGRREDVAMARREIISAAEHFSMIRASRNKNTSLNGSGTAPGPPNLPGQTTIQVRVPYRVVGLVVGPKGATIKRIQQQTHTYIVTPSRDKEPVFEVTGMPENVDRAREEIEAHIAMRTGGLIELTDENDFHANGTDVGFDHHGPGSLWSKPTPSMTPTSGRKPFSNYRNDSSSSLGSASTDSYFGNNSSSRLADYSPPSPALSYTTANNGNNNNNNVNSNGNGFIYGSDVISPDCTDLAFDSPPGFDPAPAPPVSTLVWSQYERNLVPSSTIFPASASTNANGMVANQRRANGVGCGTQPRLSPPLHHVGGVAEHPLARRVRSDPGGGGLGFPTYAGNGLSNSIVSLSGSHLSGVPSDSSASSSSSSSSSSSSSSSSSSSGTGRKGSRDCSVCFESEVIAALVPCGHNLFCMECANRICEKNEPKCPVCHAAVTQAIRIFS; this is translated from the exons ATGCCTAGTTCGCTTTTTGCCGACATGGAAAGAAACGGCAGCAACGGGGAAACCCTCGACGACCAAAGAGCCTTGCAGATAGCTCTGGATCAGCTTTCTTTGCTAGGTTTGGACAATGATGACAATTCCATCTACGATAACGAGCCTCGGAAAAAGAGCGTGAATATGACCGAGTGCGTACCTGTGCCGAGCTCCGAGCACGTCGCAGAGATCGTCGGGAGGCAAG GCTGTAAAATCAAAGCCCTGCGAGCGAAGACCAACACCTATATCAAGACGCCAGTGCGTGGGGAGGAGCCAGTCTTTGTTGTGACTGGCAGAAGAGAAGATGTAGCAATGGCTCGCAGGGAGATCATCTCGGCGGCGGAGCACTTCTCCATGATCCGAGCCTCGAGGAACAAGAACACCAGCTTGAACGGCAGCGGAACGGCCCCCGGTCCCCCCAACCTCCCTGGGCAGACCACGATCCAGGTGCGGGTCCCTTACAGGGTCGTGGGGCTGGTGGTGGGACCGAAAGGGGCGACCATCAAGCGCATCCAGCAGCAGACGCACACCTACATCGTCACGCCGAGCAGGGATAAGGAACCGGTGTTCGAGGTGACGGGCATGCCCGAGAATGTGGATCGGGCCAGGGAGGAGATCGAAGCCCACATTGCCATGCGCACCGGCGGTTTGATCGAGCTCACCGACGAGAATGACTTCCACGCCAATGGCACCGATGTGGGCTTCGACCATCACGGTCCCGGAAGCCTTTGGAGCAAGCCCACACCCAGCATGACCCCCACGTCCGGACGGAAGCCTTTTTCCAACTACCGCAATGACAGCTCCAGCTCTCTGGGCAGTGCCTCAACAGACTCTTACTTTGGGAACAACAGCAGCTCGAGGCTGGCCGACTACAGCCCACCCAGCCCGGCCTTGAGCTACACGACGGCAAATAatggaaacaacaacaacaataacgtCAACAGCAATGGCAATGGATTTATCTATGGCAGTGATGTGATTTCCCCTGATTGCACTGACTTGGCTTTTGACTCGCCGCCCGGATTTGACCCTGCACCTGCTCCTCCCGTGTCCACACTGGTCTGGTCCCAGTACGAGCGCAACCTGGTTCCTTCCTCCACCATTTTCCCGGCCAGTGCTTCCACAAACGCCAATGGGATGGTTGCTAACCAGCGTCGGGCCAACGGGGTCGGGTGCGGCACTCAGCCCAGGCTGTCACCACCGCTGCACCACGTCGGCGGGGTAGCCGAGCACCCGCTCGCCCGCCGGGTCCGCAGCGACCCCGGGGGCGGCGGCCTGGGTTTCCCCACCTATGCCGGCAACGGCCTTTCCAATAGCATCGTGTCCCTCTCTGGATCTCACTTATCCGGGGTGCCCTCCGATTCTTCGgcctcctcgtcctcctcctcctcttcttccagcTCTTCCTCTAGTTCCTCTTCCTCATCGGGCACGGGGAGGAAGGGTAGCCGGGATTGCTCGGTGTGCTTTGAGAGTGAAGTGATTGCCGCCCTGGTGCCGTGCGGCCACAACTTGTTCTGCATGGAGTGTGCAAACCGCATCTGTGAGAAAAACGAGCCCAAATGCCCCGTCTGCCATGCTGCAGTTACTCAGGCTATACGTATATTTTCGTAA